Proteins encoded by one window of Chryseobacterium foetidum:
- a CDS encoding PSP1 domain-containing protein, whose product MSCGCKTSGDSTHSCGPKKTASGCESVNTCGNSYKLSVFDWLSNIQNPTSDRCDFVEVRFKNERKAFFKNVNNIPLHIGSVVTVESSPGHDVGVVSLTGELVKIQMKKKRAPEDAALKIYRQANQKDLEVWQEARKKEETIKVEARKISHRLGLEMKITDVEYQGDASKVTFFYTAESRVDFRLLIKEYASTFRTKIDMKQIGFRQEAAKVGGIGSCGRELCCSTWLTDFRSVNTNVARYQQLSINPQKLAGQCGKLKCCLNYELDSYLDALSHFPSSSTTLDTEKGRAFCIKIDVFKKKMWFAYVDNSMAWYDFDIDLVKKLIAQNKKGEKAPPLEDLKVPEFAATSVDLIQENSVDRFEKKGRNNRNRNQNQGQNNNQNRNNGQRNKPRGERPDRPERAERPERTERTERPAEERNSERNSGRNQQNRNQNNQNNPRPPKNQQPKAQSEKTERPERVEKVENAVNSDKPKAQNPNPNKKNFKKKFPPKKDNNNNNNNA is encoded by the coding sequence ATGAGTTGTGGATGTAAAACGTCCGGCGATTCTACCCATTCGTGCGGGCCTAAAAAAACCGCCAGTGGCTGCGAAAGTGTAAATACCTGTGGTAATAGTTATAAATTAAGTGTTTTCGACTGGTTGTCTAACATTCAAAATCCTACATCAGACCGATGTGACTTTGTGGAAGTTAGATTTAAAAATGAAAGGAAAGCGTTTTTTAAAAATGTTAACAACATTCCTTTACATATAGGTAGCGTAGTAACGGTAGAATCAAGCCCCGGGCATGATGTGGGCGTAGTAAGTCTCACCGGTGAATTGGTAAAAATTCAAATGAAAAAAAAGAGAGCTCCCGAAGATGCTGCTCTTAAAATATACAGACAGGCCAACCAAAAGGATCTCGAAGTATGGCAGGAAGCCAGAAAAAAGGAAGAAACCATCAAGGTGGAAGCCAGAAAAATCTCTCACAGACTTGGTCTTGAGATGAAAATTACCGACGTTGAGTATCAGGGAGATGCCTCAAAAGTCACATTTTTTTATACTGCAGAAAGCAGGGTAGATTTCAGGCTTTTGATTAAAGAATACGCTTCTACTTTCCGCACAAAAATTGATATGAAGCAGATTGGTTTCCGTCAGGAAGCTGCGAAAGTGGGCGGAATCGGGTCTTGCGGAAGAGAATTGTGCTGCTCGACATGGCTGACAGATTTCAGATCTGTAAACACCAATGTTGCGAGATACCAGCAGTTGAGTATCAACCCTCAAAAACTGGCAGGACAATGTGGAAAATTAAAATGTTGTCTTAATTACGAGCTCGACAGTTATCTGGATGCATTAAGCCACTTCCCTTCTTCTTCAACTACTTTAGATACTGAAAAAGGAAGAGCTTTTTGTATAAAAATCGATGTTTTCAAAAAGAAAATGTGGTTTGCATACGTTGATAATTCAATGGCATGGTACGATTTCGATATTGATTTGGTGAAAAAACTGATCGCTCAAAACAAAAAGGGTGAAAAAGCACCACCTCTTGAAGATCTGAAAGTACCGGAATTTGCTGCGACTTCTGTTGATCTTATTCAGGAAAACAGTGTTGACCGTTTCGAAAAGAAAGGAAGAAACAACAGAAACCGCAATCAGAATCAGGGACAGAACAATAATCAGAACAGAAATAACGGACAGAGAAATAAACCCCGCGGCGAAAGACCAGACCGTCCGGAAAGAGCTGAACGACCTGAGAGAACTGAACGTACGGAACGTCCTGCTGAAGAGCGAAATTCTGAAAGAAACTCAGGCAGAAATCAGCAAAACAGGAATCAGAATAATCAAAACAATCCAAGACCTCCAAAAAATCAACAGCCAAAAGCTCAGTCTGAAAAAACCGAGCGTCCGGAGAGAGTTGAAAAGGTTGAGAATGCTGTGAATTCCGACAAGCCAAAAGCTCAGAATCCGAATCCGAATAAAAAGAATTTTAAAAAGAAATTTCCTCCCAAAAAAGACAACAATAACAACAACAATAATGCATAA
- a CDS encoding cysteine desulfurase, translating into MFDIQEIRSQFSILNREVNGKPLVYLDNAATSQKPNSVLGIWNEYYTELNANVHRGIHTLSQLATEEMELSRRKIQKFINAEHDFEVIFTKGTTEGLNLISYILTSKLKQDDEIIISYLEHHSNIVPWQLLCERTGAKLRVIPMDENGVLQLDYLDQFLSEKTKVVSVNQVSNALGIVNPIEEIISKTRANSNAYIVIDGAQSAPHFNIDVQKMDCDFFVFSGHKMYAPMGTGILYGKQEILENLPPFHGGGEMIAICSFDKTTYAGLPFKYEAGTPNVGGNIALGAAVDFMNKVGHQNIQNHENALLQYAQKQLLEIDGLKVYGENTHRTGVVSFNLEGVGISSDVGMILDKMGVAVRTGHHCTQPIMDFFNIAGTVRASFAVYNTFEEIDLLVEGVKKAQRMLA; encoded by the coding sequence ATGTTTGACATTCAGGAAATCAGAAGTCAGTTTTCTATATTAAACCGCGAAGTGAACGGTAAGCCATTGGTTTACTTAGATAATGCAGCTACCTCTCAAAAACCCAACTCAGTTCTGGGGATCTGGAACGAATATTACACGGAATTGAATGCCAATGTGCACAGAGGAATTCATACTTTGAGCCAGCTGGCAACTGAAGAAATGGAACTTTCGAGAAGAAAAATCCAGAAATTCATCAATGCAGAACATGATTTTGAGGTTATCTTCACTAAAGGAACTACGGAAGGTTTAAATCTAATATCCTATATTTTAACATCAAAATTAAAGCAGGACGACGAGATTATTATTTCTTATCTGGAACATCATTCGAATATTGTCCCATGGCAGTTGCTTTGCGAAAGAACCGGAGCAAAATTAAGAGTGATTCCTATGGATGAAAACGGAGTTTTGCAGCTGGATTATCTGGATCAGTTTTTAAGCGAAAAAACAAAGGTTGTTTCTGTAAATCAGGTTTCCAATGCTTTGGGAATTGTAAATCCGATTGAGGAAATTATTTCCAAAACAAGAGCCAATTCAAACGCTTATATTGTAATTGACGGCGCTCAGTCGGCTCCGCATTTTAATATTGATGTTCAGAAAATGGATTGCGATTTTTTTGTCTTTTCTGGTCATAAAATGTACGCCCCAATGGGAACCGGAATTTTATACGGAAAACAGGAAATCCTTGAAAATTTGCCACCTTTCCACGGAGGCGGAGAGATGATCGCCATCTGTTCGTTTGACAAAACAACGTACGCAGGTTTGCCTTTTAAATATGAGGCAGGAACACCAAATGTTGGGGGAAATATTGCGCTGGGAGCAGCAGTTGATTTTATGAATAAAGTTGGTCACCAAAACATTCAGAATCATGAAAATGCTTTGTTGCAATATGCTCAAAAGCAACTTCTTGAAATTGATGGTTTAAAAGTTTACGGAGAAAATACACACAGAACGGGTGTTGTCTCCTTTAATTTGGAAGGAGTCGGGATTTCTTCTGATGTGGGAATGATCCTCGATAAAATGGGCGTTGCCGTAAGAACCGGTCATCACTGTACCCAGCCAATTATGGATTTCTTTAATATTGCCGGAACGGTACGCGCAAGTTTTGCTGTTTACAATACTTTTGAAGAGATTGATCTTTTGGTGGAGGGCGTGAAAAAAGCACAGAGAATGTTGGCTTAA
- a CDS encoding SGNH/GDSL hydrolase family protein, translating into MKKILISSIAVSALFFTTSCETDFDTDVKDIAVTSGEANFTKYVALGNSLTAGYRDGALYTDGQNESYPSMIAQQMTLAGGTLFKQPMMGDNMGGIASVGFKDKLVLVANAGGVAPFQNPVISGTTTLANIYSSGPYQNLGVPGAKVSHLLFPGYGNPANLGLGTANPFFVRFASSPGTSVIADFKAQSPTFFSLWIGNNDALLYALAGADSSVETLTAPAQFTAFYNALINEVSSTNAKGVIANIPGVTSIPSLTTVPVNPLSASVLGNGNVAAGEALIDNLNTNLYGPLNQILTALGAGDRIKTLSKTASNPLLIKDETLSPLNTQITAAATASGNPTLMALAPYLGATYGQARQARAGDLVPLTTRNEIGKAETLPPGIPASLGARGVAYPFADRYILIPSEIIEINTAIDAYNVAIKAAATSKGYAFVDANKKMSELGSQSGISWDGVRYNAKFVTGGAFSLDGVHLTGRGYAIIANEFIKAINSTYKSSLPQVDVNKYSGVKFP; encoded by the coding sequence ATGAAAAAAATATTAATATCTTCTATAGCTGTTTCAGCGCTGTTCTTTACAACAAGCTGCGAAACAGATTTTGATACAGATGTGAAAGACATCGCTGTCACTAGCGGTGAAGCAAATTTTACTAAATACGTAGCTCTTGGAAACTCATTAACAGCAGGTTACAGAGATGGTGCACTATACACTGATGGACAGAACGAATCGTATCCCTCAATGATTGCACAGCAAATGACATTAGCAGGAGGAACTTTATTTAAACAACCGATGATGGGTGATAACATGGGAGGAATTGCTTCCGTTGGCTTTAAAGATAAGTTGGTGTTGGTTGCAAATGCTGGTGGCGTAGCTCCTTTTCAGAATCCAGTTATTTCAGGTACTACAACTTTAGCGAATATTTATAGTTCTGGTCCTTATCAAAATTTGGGTGTACCTGGAGCAAAAGTTTCTCATTTATTATTTCCGGGTTATGGAAATCCGGCGAACTTAGGTTTGGGAACCGCTAATCCCTTTTTTGTAAGATTTGCTTCAAGTCCAGGCACTTCCGTTATTGCAGATTTTAAAGCTCAAAGCCCAACTTTTTTTAGCTTATGGATTGGAAATAATGATGCCTTATTATATGCTTTAGCAGGAGCGGACTCTTCTGTTGAGACGCTAACTGCTCCTGCTCAATTTACTGCATTTTATAATGCGTTAATTAATGAGGTTTCATCTACAAACGCAAAAGGCGTAATAGCGAATATTCCCGGTGTTACTTCCATTCCTTCTTTAACTACTGTTCCTGTAAATCCATTATCTGCTTCAGTTTTAGGAAATGGGAATGTTGCTGCTGGGGAAGCTTTAATTGATAATCTGAACACCAATTTATATGGGCCGTTAAATCAGATACTGACAGCATTAGGAGCTGGTGATAGAATTAAGACGCTTTCTAAGACTGCATCTAATCCGCTTTTGATAAAAGATGAAACTTTATCACCTTTGAATACACAGATTACTGCTGCGGCAACCGCTTCAGGAAATCCAACTTTGATGGCGCTTGCACCGTATTTAGGAGCAACCTACGGGCAGGCAAGACAAGCGAGAGCAGGCGACTTAGTGCCGTTAACCACAAGAAATGAAATTGGTAAAGCTGAAACACTTCCACCGGGGATTCCTGCAAGTTTAGGCGCAAGAGGTGTTGCGTACCCATTTGCAGACAGATACATCTTAATTCCATCCGAAATCATCGAAATAAATACTGCTATCGATGCTTATAACGTAGCCATTAAAGCAGCGGCAACTTCTAAGGGATATGCTTTTGTTGATGCCAACAAAAAAATGTCAGAATTAGGTTCTCAGTCCGGTATTTCTTGGGATGGGGTAAGGTATAATGCGAAGTTTGTTACAGGTGGTGCATTTTCATTAGATGGTGTACATCTTACAGGAAGAGGATACGCAATTATCGCAAATGAATTTATTAAAGCTATAAATTCTACTTATAAATCTTCACTTCCTCAAGTTGATGTCAACAAATATTCAGGAGTGAAATTCCCTTAA
- a CDS encoding glutamine synthetase III family protein has product MSTLRFKALETLPFKDFRKDNSIEVPVKLSELFCQNVFSEETMREYLTKEAFQSILDAMKKGTKIQRHIADQVAVAMKDWAMSKGVTHYTHWFQPLTGSTAEKHDSFFTPIEGGRAIERFSGNLLIQQEPDASSFPNGGIRNTFEARGYTAWDPTSPAFIMGTTLCIPSIFISYTGETLDYKAPLLRALNAVDEAATNVMQYFDKNVTKVTPTLGWEQEYFLVDSALYQSRPDLVLTGKTLLGHSPAKGQQLDDHYFGSIPTRVMNFMKELEVECMKLGIPVTTRHNEVAPNQFELAPMFEEVNVAVDHNSLLMDVMARIAHRHHFHILFHEKPFAGVNGSGKHNNWSLATDTGENLLSPGKNPKKNLQFLTFFVNAIKAVHEYADLLRASIASASNDHRLGANEAPPAIISVFIGSQLFRVLEELEKVTEGKLSPDEKTDLKLNVVGKIPEILLDNTDRNRTSPFAFTGNKFEIRAVGSSANCAESMTVMNTIAAKQLIDFKKEVDALIEKGLKKDEAIFNVLREYIKQCKNIMFEGDGYSDDWALEAEKRGLNNWKTTPEALKQEMNQKFLDLYEEMGIFNHREVEARNEIKLEKYSTVIDIEARVLSDIARNHIIPSALKYQNRLIENVKGLKDIFGDKEFKTLAKEQMSLITNISANVSKIKLGVEDLITAREAAKAVSDSQTQAEDYCTKVIPLFDGIREASDDLEMMVDDELWPMTKYREMLFTR; this is encoded by the coding sequence ATGTCAACTTTAAGATTCAAAGCGTTAGAAACTTTACCATTTAAGGACTTCAGAAAAGATAATTCTATTGAAGTTCCTGTAAAATTATCAGAATTATTCTGTCAGAATGTTTTCTCTGAAGAAACGATGAGAGAATATTTAACGAAAGAAGCTTTCCAATCTATTTTGGATGCGATGAAAAAAGGAACTAAAATCCAGAGACACATCGCAGATCAGGTAGCTGTAGCGATGAAAGACTGGGCAATGAGCAAAGGTGTTACTCACTACACGCACTGGTTTCAGCCTTTAACAGGAAGTACTGCAGAGAAACACGATTCGTTTTTCACTCCAATTGAAGGCGGAAGAGCAATCGAGAGATTCAGCGGAAATCTATTGATCCAGCAGGAGCCTGATGCATCTTCTTTCCCGAATGGTGGTATCAGAAACACTTTTGAAGCGAGAGGTTACACAGCCTGGGATCCTACATCTCCGGCGTTTATCATGGGAACGACTTTATGTATTCCTTCGATCTTCATTTCTTACACAGGAGAAACTTTAGATTATAAAGCACCACTTTTGAGAGCTTTGAACGCTGTAGACGAAGCTGCAACGAATGTAATGCAGTATTTTGACAAAAACGTAACGAAAGTAACACCGACTTTAGGTTGGGAGCAGGAATATTTTTTGGTTGATTCAGCATTGTATCAATCACGTCCGGATTTGGTTTTAACAGGTAAAACTTTGCTTGGACACTCTCCAGCAAAAGGACAGCAATTGGACGACCATTATTTCGGTTCAATCCCGACAAGAGTAATGAACTTCATGAAAGAGCTGGAAGTTGAATGTATGAAACTGGGAATTCCTGTTACTACAAGACACAACGAGGTGGCTCCAAACCAGTTTGAGCTTGCTCCAATGTTTGAAGAAGTAAACGTTGCTGTTGACCACAACTCTCTGTTGATGGATGTTATGGCGAGAATTGCTCACAGACACCATTTCCATATTTTATTCCACGAAAAACCTTTCGCAGGTGTAAACGGGAGCGGAAAACACAACAACTGGTCTTTAGCAACTGATACAGGTGAAAACCTTTTAAGTCCAGGAAAAAACCCTAAGAAAAATTTACAGTTCTTAACATTCTTCGTGAATGCAATCAAAGCTGTTCATGAGTATGCTGACCTTTTGAGAGCAAGCATCGCTTCTGCAAGCAACGACCACAGATTGGGTGCTAACGAAGCTCCACCGGCAATTATTTCTGTATTTATCGGAAGTCAGTTGTTCAGAGTTTTGGAAGAGCTTGAAAAAGTAACCGAAGGGAAACTTTCTCCAGACGAAAAGACAGATTTAAAATTAAATGTAGTTGGAAAAATTCCTGAAATCTTGTTAGATAATACAGATAGAAACAGAACTTCTCCATTTGCATTTACTGGAAATAAATTCGAGATCAGAGCGGTAGGTTCTTCTGCAAACTGCGCAGAATCTATGACGGTAATGAACACCATTGCTGCAAAACAATTGATCGATTTCAAAAAAGAAGTTGATGCTTTAATTGAAAAAGGACTTAAAAAAGACGAAGCGATCTTCAATGTGTTGAGAGAATACATCAAGCAGTGTAAAAACATTATGTTTGAAGGTGATGGTTATTCTGATGACTGGGCTCTTGAAGCTGAAAAAAGAGGTTTGAACAACTGGAAAACGACTCCTGAAGCATTGAAGCAGGAAATGAACCAGAAATTCCTTGACCTTTATGAAGAAATGGGAATTTTCAACCACAGAGAAGTTGAGGCGAGAAACGAGATCAAATTAGAAAAATATTCAACAGTAATTGATATTGAAGCCAGAGTTTTGAGCGATATCGCAAGAAACCACATTATTCCTTCTGCTTTAAAATATCAGAACAGATTGATTGAAAACGTGAAAGGCCTTAAAGATATTTTCGGAGATAAAGAATTCAAAACTTTAGCTAAAGAGCAAATGAGTTTGATTACCAATATTTCTGCGAATGTTTCTAAAATAAAATTAGGCGTTGAAGATCTGATTACTGCAAGAGAGGCAGCAAAAGCGGTTTCTGACAGCCAAACGCAGGCAGAAGATTACTGTACAAAGGTAATCCCATTATTCGACGGAATCAGAGAAGCATCTGATGACCTTGAAATGATGGTAGATGACGAGCTTTGGCCAATGACAAAATACAGAGAAATGTTATTTACAAGATAG
- a CDS encoding gliding motility lipoprotein GldH, whose protein sequence is MHKFLGLLVFALFISCDSSSEDIIMNPVNGKWNRKTVQKYNLNISDSQNPKNIIFVVRNNDSYPYSNLRFIVDFKDLQTKKSNVDTLNYILAKPNGEWLGTGFGDTKETLFLYKVNHRFPKNGKYEINVTQAMRNDNLPGIEDLGIKVETAKP, encoded by the coding sequence ATGCATAAATTTTTAGGTTTATTAGTTTTTGCCCTGTTCATCAGCTGTGATTCTTCATCTGAAGACATCATCATGAATCCCGTAAACGGAAAATGGAACAGAAAAACAGTGCAGAAATATAATCTCAATATTTCTGATTCTCAAAATCCTAAAAATATTATATTTGTTGTGAGAAACAACGACAGTTATCCTTACAGCAACCTCAGGTTTATTGTTGATTTTAAGGATCTTCAGACCAAAAAAAGTAATGTTGACACTTTAAATTACATTCTTGCAAAACCTAATGGTGAATGGTTGGGAACTGGTTTTGGAGACACAAAAGAGACTTTGTTTCTGTATAAAGTAAACCACAGATTTCCGAAGAACGGAAAGTATGAAATCAATGTTACGCAGGCTATGCGAAATGATAATCTGCCAGGCATTGAAGATTTAGGAATTAAAGTAGAAACGGCAAAACCGTAA
- a CDS encoding OmpP1/FadL family transporter, with translation MKKILVSTALLAGVLSYAGGFRVSLQGVRQLAMAHTSAHTEDASVAFFNPAGMSFIPSKLSIVAGGFGASNRVTFQNLNTLQSTETNNPVGTPIYAAIAYKPIENLSVGFSFATPFGSTIEYPYDWEGREMVQMLELKSFYFQPMVSVKMAPWLSFGASYIYASGKVNWDKAVTQFGGEVNLKSEDASGHGFGFGFYFKPDDKFEASVAYRSPVDMKAENATATFRFPSQSVYGLLGLGTDGVDNFNATLPLVDEYTIGMTYKVTPKWLVSADFNYHGWERYSKLTIDFAKAPAGNQADPTVLVAPKNFRNSKTFRLGTQYAFSNMIYGRLGGYYDESPYTDENFIPETPSFNTFVLTGGLGFKLKKFGVDVAGGYTFPQSRSVNNSYLGFNGQAKAQAFYFGLGLSYNAL, from the coding sequence ATGAAAAAAATATTAGTATCAACGGCTTTGCTGGCCGGGGTCTTATCTTATGCGGGAGGCTTCAGGGTTTCGCTGCAGGGAGTAAGACAATTGGCGATGGCACACACCAGTGCCCATACGGAAGATGCGAGTGTTGCATTCTTTAATCCGGCGGGGATGTCTTTCATACCTTCAAAGTTAAGTATTGTGGCCGGAGGCTTCGGAGCAAGTAATAGAGTTACTTTCCAGAATTTAAATACACTTCAGAGTACAGAAACAAATAATCCTGTCGGAACGCCTATCTACGCTGCTATTGCTTATAAACCTATTGAAAATTTATCTGTAGGTTTCAGTTTTGCTACTCCTTTTGGAAGTACGATAGAATATCCTTATGACTGGGAAGGAAGGGAAATGGTGCAGATGCTGGAACTGAAAAGCTTCTATTTTCAGCCAATGGTTTCTGTGAAAATGGCTCCATGGCTTTCTTTTGGCGCAAGTTATATCTACGCATCAGGTAAGGTAAACTGGGATAAAGCTGTAACGCAGTTTGGCGGAGAAGTCAATCTGAAGAGTGAAGATGCCAGCGGCCACGGATTTGGTTTCGGTTTCTATTTCAAACCTGATGATAAGTTTGAAGCGAGTGTTGCTTACCGCTCACCGGTGGATATGAAAGCTGAAAATGCTACGGCAACATTCAGATTTCCGTCACAGTCTGTTTATGGACTTTTAGGACTGGGAACCGATGGGGTTGATAATTTTAATGCTACGCTTCCACTTGTTGATGAGTACACGATCGGTATGACTTATAAAGTTACACCAAAATGGCTCGTTTCCGCAGATTTCAACTATCACGGATGGGAAAGATATTCAAAACTGACGATTGATTTTGCCAAGGCACCTGCAGGAAATCAGGCAGATCCAACAGTTTTGGTTGCTCCAAAGAATTTTAGAAATTCCAAAACTTTCAGACTGGGAACTCAGTATGCTTTCTCAAATATGATCTACGGAAGATTAGGAGGTTACTATGACGAATCACCTTATACTGATGAGAATTTCATTCCTGAAACACCTTCATTCAACACATTTGTGCTTACCGGCGGTTTAGGATTTAAACTTAAAAAGTTTGGTGTGGATGTAGCGGGAGGATATACATTCCCACAAAGCAGAAGTGTAAACAACAGTTATTTAGGATTTAACGGACAGGCAAAAGCGCAGGCTTTCTACTTCGGTCTGGGATTATCGTATAACGCCCTTTAA
- a CDS encoding 50S ribosomal protein L25/general stress protein Ctc, giving the protein MKSITIQGTKRESVGKKSTKALRDAELVPCVVYGGGEPLNFSALEKSFKGLVYTPEAHTVSIEVDGQVIPAVLQDIQFHPITNKIIHADFYRLSDDKPVIMEVPVRITGRSKGVVAGGVLRQTFRKLKVKALPANLPDEVVVDITSLKIGNKLYVGSIKAEGYSFMHPDNAVVVAVKMSRNAAKGGAAAQDDDDEEEVATEGEAPATEEAAAE; this is encoded by the coding sequence ATGAAATCTATTACAATTCAAGGTACAAAAAGAGAAAGCGTGGGCAAAAAGTCGACAAAAGCTTTACGTGATGCTGAATTAGTTCCTTGTGTTGTTTACGGAGGTGGCGAGCCATTGAATTTCTCTGCATTGGAGAAATCATTCAAAGGTTTAGTGTACACTCCTGAAGCACACACGGTATCTATTGAAGTTGACGGACAGGTAATTCCTGCAGTTCTTCAGGATATTCAGTTCCACCCAATTACAAACAAGATTATTCACGCAGACTTCTACAGATTATCTGACGATAAGCCGGTAATTATGGAAGTTCCTGTAAGAATCACTGGTCGTTCTAAAGGTGTTGTAGCTGGTGGTGTTCTACGTCAGACTTTCAGAAAACTGAAAGTAAAAGCTCTTCCTGCAAACTTGCCGGATGAGGTAGTTGTAGATATTACTTCGCTTAAAATTGGTAACAAACTTTATGTTGGATCAATCAAAGCTGAAGGATATTCTTTCATGCACCCTGACAATGCAGTTGTTGTAGCTGTTAAAATGTCTAGAAATGCAGCGAAAGGTGGAGCAGCAGCTCAGGATGACGATGATGAAGAAGAAGTTGCAACTGAAGGAGAAGCTCCTGCAACTGAAGAAGCAGCAGCAGAATAA
- a CDS encoding ribose-phosphate pyrophosphokinase: MADQLSYLFSTRTSKELAEKIAQHYGKELGKIIIQEFSDGEFEPVLDESVRGGRVFLIASTFPPADNLLELLLMIDAAKRASAKSITVVLPYFGLARQDRKDKPRAPIGAKLVANLLTAAGATRIMTMDLHADQIQGFFEIPVDHLYASTIFVDYIRDLNLENLTIASPDMGGAKRAKNYAGHLGADVVIAYKERKKANVVEEMFLIGDVEGKNVILIDDMIDTAGTLCKAADILMEKGAKSVRAMATHGVLSGKAYDNIENSQLLEVIVTDSIPVKTNLSTKIKVLSCAPLFADVMKMVHEHQSISSKFVI, encoded by the coding sequence ATGGCCGATCAGTTAAGTTACCTATTTTCTACAAGAACCAGTAAAGAGCTGGCAGAAAAAATTGCCCAGCACTATGGGAAAGAATTAGGAAAAATCATTATTCAGGAGTTCAGCGACGGAGAATTTGAGCCCGTTTTAGACGAATCTGTGAGAGGAGGAAGAGTTTTTCTGATTGCTTCTACATTTCCACCGGCAGATAATCTTTTAGAATTGCTACTAATGATTGATGCTGCCAAAAGAGCTTCTGCAAAAAGTATTACTGTTGTTCTTCCTTACTTTGGTCTGGCAAGACAGGACAGAAAAGATAAACCAAGAGCACCAATTGGGGCAAAACTGGTTGCCAATCTTTTAACAGCTGCAGGAGCAACAAGAATTATGACGATGGACTTGCACGCAGATCAGATTCAAGGGTTCTTTGAGATTCCTGTAGATCATTTGTATGCCTCTACAATCTTTGTAGATTACATCAGAGATCTTAATTTAGAAAATCTCACAATTGCTTCTCCTGATATGGGAGGTGCCAAAAGAGCTAAAAACTATGCAGGACACCTTGGTGCAGATGTAGTAATCGCTTACAAAGAACGTAAAAAAGCAAACGTTGTAGAAGAAATGTTCCTTATCGGGGATGTGGAAGGTAAAAATGTGATCCTTATCGATGACATGATCGACACTGCAGGTACACTTTGCAAAGCTGCAGATATTTTAATGGAAAAAGGTGCAAAATCTGTAAGAGCAATGGCCACTCATGGAGTACTTTCCGGTAAGGCTTACGATAATATAGAAAACTCACAATTGCTGGAAGTTATTGTAACTGACTCAATTCCTGTGAAAACTAATTTGTCAACTAAAATAAAAGTGCTATCTTGCGCCCCATTATTTGCAGATGTTATGAAGATGGTGCATGAGCATCAGTCAATCAGTAGCAAATTTGTTATCTAA